gtcaAAGCTACAGTTACTGAATGTCCGCCCTCCCATGAAAACGTCCATGAGGCACCTTTCTGCGCTACAAACACAGAACTCTTTATCGTGGAGAATGCCAAAACCGTGAGCCATTTCATGAACAAATGCCAAAGCATAGTAAAGATCGACCTCCCAAGGTAGGCTGCTTACTGAGGATCCCTTATAGGAGTTGCAAGCACCAGAAATCCAAGCCCATCCTCCAGCGTCTTCAAAATACTTGCCCACGAATAAGTGAGTCCAGTCCATGAGGATTCgaggaaaaagaatattttttttatagaaagaaaataagtttaaaacgTGTAATAAGCTATCCCCatcttcatctattttatttttgtcgtTCCATACTTCAATGGCTATTAGCTGAACGTGCATTTTCAGGGTCTTAAAGTATGTGTCTGCTATCCCCGACAAAGTGAGGCAGTCGACAATCACCTGGGTCATATTGGAGAACCTAGTCAGATACCTCTTGTGGTCCATCACAAGCATCAACTCCACATACTTCAGGTGTATATAGGACTCGGAAAAATCTATCTTGCTAAGAACTTCTGGGATCTGGCTGTGGGCTGACTGGCGGGCTACTTCCTCATCAGTTAGGCCACAGGTCCAGTTCGTGGTCACCTCCTCCTTGAGCCGATATAATAAGTGTTCAAATGTGGTGGAATTTTTCAGGGGCTCCACTTGGTAATGGTTTCCATTCATGTCCAGTATCCCTCGAAGCCCCCCAAAGCAGGTATTTAAGGTAACCTGAGAATCCCGGAAGCCCTCCACATAACCTTCATAGCTGCAGTCATCCGGGATGTGAGGTTGGTCCTCCAGGCGGGCTCCCCACTCTGTGAAGGAGAAAAGCCGCAGGTGTCTGGACAGCAAAAGCTTCTTGACCTGCAAATGAACAGCGTGCTTCTCCCCCTCCATTTGCAAGAGGTAGGATACCTGGCTGGCCACCTTGGGGTCTCCACTGCGGGTCCCCAGTTGCCTGGGGATGATCACTTCGTAGGAGGAGAAACCCCTCTCTAGTAGGAAAGTGAAATCCTGAATGTGGCAGGAGAGGCCAGGAAAGAGGATCAGTAGGTAgttcaggaggaggaggaggaggactccCAGGAAGGACACAGCACTCATGGTCCCCATGGGcatcctcccctctctccttctgaagGAGCTTCTGTCTTGGGAACGAAGTCG
The window above is part of the Gracilinanus agilis isolate LMUSP501 chromosome 4, AgileGrace, whole genome shotgun sequence genome. Proteins encoded here:
- the LOC123246740 gene encoding disintegrin and metalloproteinase domain-containing protein 30-like; the protein is MGTMSAVSFLGVLLLLLLNYLLILFPGLSCHIQDFTFLLERGFSSYEVIIPRQLGTRSGDPKVASQVSYLLQMEGEKHAVHLQVKKLLLSRHLRLFSFTEWGARLEDQPHIPDDCSYEGYVEGFRDSQVTLNTCFGGLRGILDMNGNHYQVEPLKNSTTFEHLLYRLKEEVTTNWTCGLTDEEVARQSAHSQIPEVLSKIDFSESYIHLKYVELMLVMDHKRYLTRFSNMTQVIVDCLTLSGIADTYFKTLKMHVQLIAIEVWNDKNKIDEDGDSLLHVLNLFSFYKKNILFPRILMDWTHLFVGKYFEDAGGWAWISGACNSYKGSSVSSLPWEVDLYYALAFVHEMAHGFGILHDKEFCVCSAERCLMDVFMGGRTFSNCSFDSYFNFVTQKGKCLYNIPDMVYKIEKCGNKVVEPGEDCDCGSKEECRKDRCCLPTCKFKQRAQCNSGLCCKHCHFQPSGKVCRPKRTECDLDEFCNGTTNLCPNDFYKQDGTPCDYNKTGLCYHNGCHSHLRQCRRLFGNNAHNGPPGCYVQINRGDRFGNCGYTDIKYKQCKPQDIMCGRVQCVNISDIPSMPDHTSIVQTLLGNVICWGTDYHASMATIKLPDVGEVKDGTPCGKGLICINKSCQSTSLLNYDCVPEKCNSQGVCNNRRNCHCDFGWAPPFCTEPGYGGSIDSGPPSKWMWKMILFRSLEAFNFSYPISFVFIFLLIWYNYLVKKRKFLVKET